The following proteins are encoded in a genomic region of Hoeflea phototrophica DFL-43:
- a CDS encoding MarR family winged helix-turn-helix transcriptional regulator, giving the protein MSQTGAIRAGSTGVLETPMGEDEGIDFEIIELLFFAYRDFISDPDAILDTYGFGRAHHRVVHFVNREPGLTVAALLETLKITKQSLARVLKQLIDSGYIEQVAGPEDRRQRRLFPTQRGRELALALARPQSRRIANALENLDAEGRKAVSEFLSGMIEPGTGSELESRDSKQEG; this is encoded by the coding sequence ATGAGCCAGACTGGCGCAATCCGTGCAGGTTCCACCGGAGTTCTGGAAACCCCCATGGGGGAAGACGAGGGCATAGACTTCGAGATCATCGAGCTGCTGTTCTTCGCCTATCGCGATTTCATTTCCGATCCCGATGCCATTCTCGACACGTATGGCTTCGGACGCGCCCATCACCGCGTGGTTCACTTTGTCAACCGTGAGCCCGGACTGACAGTCGCCGCCCTGCTGGAAACTCTCAAGATCACCAAGCAGTCCCTGGCCAGAGTCCTCAAGCAGCTCATCGACTCAGGCTATATCGAACAGGTTGCGGGGCCCGAGGACCGCCGCCAGCGGCGGCTCTTTCCCACCCAGCGCGGCCGCGAGCTTGCACTCGCACTGGCACGGCCACAGTCTCGCCGCATCGCCAATGCACTTGAAAATCTCGACGCCGAGGGCCGCAAGGCCGTTTCGGAGTTTTTGTCAGGGATGATCGAGCCGGGGACCGGAAGCGAACTCGAGAGCCGTGACAGCAAGCAGGAGGGGTAA
- a CDS encoding response regulator has product MTTQTLSDDAAHLLVVDDDTRIRDLLSRYLTDQGFRVTTAADASEARRKLEGIDFDLLVIDVMMPGESGLSLTRSLREIKTVPILMLTALAEGDARIDGLEAGADDYLAKPFNPRELVLRINNILKRGGQPGVPKIEQVVFGPYTFVLARRELKKSGEQVRLTDREREIMVTFAENAGETVPRHELAGGDTEIGERTIDVQINRLRRKIEDDPANPIWLQTVRGIGYRLSVETTG; this is encoded by the coding sequence ATGACCACGCAAACACTCAGCGATGACGCTGCACATCTTCTTGTTGTTGATGACGACACCCGCATTCGCGACCTGCTGTCGCGCTATCTTACGGACCAGGGCTTTCGTGTGACAACCGCGGCGGACGCCAGCGAGGCCCGCCGAAAGCTCGAGGGCATCGATTTCGATCTTCTTGTCATTGATGTCATGATGCCCGGCGAAAGCGGGCTGTCACTGACCCGCTCATTGCGTGAAATCAAGACCGTGCCGATCCTGATGCTGACGGCGCTGGCCGAGGGTGACGCGCGCATCGACGGTCTCGAGGCGGGTGCGGATGACTATCTGGCCAAGCCCTTCAATCCCCGCGAACTGGTGCTCAGGATCAACAACATCCTAAAGCGCGGCGGGCAGCCCGGCGTTCCCAAGATCGAACAGGTGGTGTTCGGCCCCTACACATTCGTGCTTGCGCGACGTGAATTGAAGAAGTCCGGGGAACAGGTCCGGCTCACCGACCGTGAGCGCGAAATCATGGTCACCTTCGCCGAGAACGCCGGCGAGACGGTGCCGCGCCATGAGCTTGCCGGCGGCGACACCGAAATCGGGGAGCGCACCATCGATGTGCAGATCAACCGCCTGAGGCGCAAGATCGAAGACGATCCCGCAAACCCGATCTGGCTACAGACTGTTCGTGGGATCGGCTACCGCCTGAGCGTGGAGACAACCGGCTGA